The Candidatus Polarisedimenticolaceae bacterium genomic sequence ATCCGGAGGTCGCGCGCGCGGTGCGCCGCGCGCTCCAGCGCGAGTCCGCGACGGCGGGGGACGACGTCGCACCCCGGGTGGTCGTCGAGGACGACGCCGCCGCACGACCCGACGGGTTCGAGGTCTACGCCTTCTAGGCGGCGCCGCCCCTGCGGGCGAGCCTCGCGGCTCGTCGCGCCTGCGCGTCCGACGCGCGCCGCCGGTCGTCGTCGCTTTCGATCCGAAGCTCCGGGACGGCACTCGGACGGCCGTCCGGCCCGACGGCCACCATCGTCACGAACGCGGTCGTGGTGAGCGTGCGACGCCCGCTCAGCGGATCCTCGGCGTGGACGACCACCTCGACCTCCATCGACGATCCGAACGCGGCGTTGAGCCGCCCCTCGAGGGCGAGCACGTCGCCGACGCGGACCCCGGATCGGAACTCGACGGAGTCCATGGCGACGGTCACCACCTCCGACCGGGAATGGCGCAGGGCGACGACGGCGGCGCACTTGTCGATCAGGGCGAGGACGCGGCCGCCGAAGACGCTGCCGCGCGGGTTCGAGTCCTCGGGGAGGACGATCTCGGTCATCTCGACGCGCGAATCCGAGGGGGAGCGCCGGGGGCGGGACAACGGGCACCTCCGCGCGGCCGGGGCCGTCCGCAAAGAGAAAGGGCGGGCCCGAAGACCCGCCCTTTCGATGACGTCGGGATACGCGACTTACTTCTGCTGAGCGTCGGCGGTCTCAGCGGGCGCGACCTCCGCCTTCGCGATCTGAGCGGCCTTGGCGGCCTTGGGGCAACCCGACCCGTCCTTGGCGCAACCGGCGCCGTCCGACTTGGCGACGGCGGCGGCGCCCTTCTTGGCGCAGCAGTCCTTGGCATCCTTGGCGCAACCGGCTCCATCGGCCTTCGCGACGGCCGCTTCGGCCTTCTTCGCGCAGCCCGC encodes the following:
- a CDS encoding acyl-CoA thioesterase, whose translation is MSRPRRSPSDSRVEMTEIVLPEDSNPRGSVFGGRVLALIDKCAAVVALRHSRSEVVTVAMDSVEFRSGVRVGDVLALEGRLNAAFGSSMEVEVVVHAEDPLSGRRTLTTTAFVTMVAVGPDGRPSAVPELRIESDDDRRRASDAQARRAARLARRGGAA